The Flavobacteriales bacterium DNA segment CCCTACTTGCCAATCCTTTTCTATGTATTCTTCTTTTAATTTACTTGCTAAATCTTCTGGTAAGTTAGAGTAAAAACGGAGCCCTGTTCTTCTTTCAATAACGTCAATTGAAGTAGCATAACTCATAATCGGATAGGTACAATCTCCATTGGGGATTAGAAAAGCCACTCCTCTTTTTTCCTCTCCAGTAATATCTAAAACAATTTTATAATACAATTCAGGTATAGAAACTTCATTCGCCCTTCCTTCATTTTTCATGGTAGGTAAACTATCATGTAAAACTGGGCCAGTAATCACATAAACCGGTTCATTATGATATAAGACGTAATCTCTTACTGCATTTTCTAACTCTGCCCATTTTTCACGATTTAACTCTGGTAATTGGGGAGACATATTAGAATAATAATAAGATTCACTTAATGCTATTGGCGACCACCTAAAATCTGCTGACGGTGCTAGATGGCCTCTATCATAACCACTGTACCAATAATCAGCTTTTACAGCTGTTCCAGTAGTCACTAAAGAATCTTCCCTAAAATCGTTTGTCCTAGAAGTATTTCCCTCTTCAATATCTGGCAACACCATGTGCATTACCCATCTCGCTTGTTCATGTTTTTCATCATACCCCAAAACCATCGCTTGATGTTGAACTACTTGCTCTCCAAAATTACTCTTAGGAAAACCTATACTGATTAAGTCTTGCTGAATTTTCTTTAACTTTAGTTCTTCTAATTTTTTTTGAGTGGAGACTTTTGCTGTATTTAACTCAATAATTAATTGTTCTTCACGAAGAATCTCATCCTCCAAAGATTGCCCGTATATTCCTGTAACTAACCAAAAGCATAGTATTACCAATAGATTAACTTTCACTTCTTTTATCTGTTTTATTTAAGTTAAAGGGGGTAGAAATAATTCCAATTCATAACAAATATAGACAAATGATTATTTATACACATTAAATCTATCTTAAGTCTAGTCCTTTCACTTGATTATTTTCAAAATGATTTTTGTATTTTTGTACTTCACAACAAAACAAAGCTAACTTGAAAGTATATAGAAACCTTGATGATTTTATTGGTGTCAAGAAACCAATAGTTACAGTAGGCACATTCGACGGCGTGCATATTGGTCATCAAAAAATCATTACTCGATTAGAAGAAATTGCAAAACAAAAAGGAGGAGAAAGTGTTTTATTAACTTTTTTCCCTCATCCTCGTATGGTTATTTTTCCTGAAAATAACAACTTAAAACTCATAAATACGTTGGATGAAAAAATTAAACTTCTTGAATCATTTGGCTTAGATCATCTAATTATTTTACCATTTGATAAATCTTTTTCACGTATTACTCCCACAGAATACATTAGGGATTTTTTAGTTAGTAGCATTAAAGTTAATACACTCGTAATTGGGTATGATCATAGGTTTGGGAGAAACAGACAAGGTTCATTAGAACTCTTAAACGAATTAGCTCCAGTATATGGTTTTGAGGTTGAAGAAATATCAGCGCAAGAGATAGATGAAATAAAAGTGAGTTCTACTAAAATTAGAAATGCAATTTTAGATGGAGCTATTGATATCGCTTCTGATTATTTGAAGCACCCTTTTTCTATCAAAGGAACCGTCATAAAAGGAAATCAAATAGGAAGAACGCTTGGTTATCCTACTGCAAATATCTCGGTAGCAGAGCAATACAAAATCATCCCTAAGAATGGCGTATATGCCATACAAGGGATAATTGATGGTACAGTTTATGATGGGATGTTAAACATCGGAAACAGACCAACTGTTACTAAAGATACCAATGAAACAATTGAAGCCTATTTTTTTGAGCTAAACAAAGACATTTACGATAAAGAAATAGAAATACTATTTATCAAAAAATTAAGAGATGAAAAAAAGCATGCTTCTATTGAGGATTTAAAACTGCAGTTAGAAAAGGATGAAGCTGCTACCAAGGCCATTTTACACGTATGAAGTATTTAGTTCTACTCTTTTTGTTTTTTGGAATTAACTCTGTTATTGGACAAGTTATTCCTGAAAATTTAGATACCTGTTATCAATACTCTTCATTGGAAGAAGCTTTAGTTACTCCTGAAAATGTAAGGGTCTTAATTTTAAAAAAACAAAAACTAAATAAAATACCTCAAAAAATAAGTCAATTAAAAAACTTAGCTTACCTTGACTTATCAAGAAATAAAATAACTGAAGTTCCTTCTTTTATTAAAGAACTAGAACAACTCGAAATACTAGTACTAAACAAGAATAATATCAGTCAACTACCGACAGAATTTTCAGCGTTAAAACAGTTAAAAAAATTATACCTCAGTAAAAACAGCATTGAATACTTTCCTCTCCCTATATTGGAATTAGAACAACTTGAAAAATTAATCCTCAACCAAAATTCCATAACTACAATTCCTTATGCTATTCAGGATTTATCTAAGCTAAAGTATTTAGATTTATGGGATAATGATATTACTTCATTACCTGAAAGTATAAAAAACCTTAAACAACTAGAAGAGCTTGATTTAAGAATCACACCTATCAGTCCGAGCAATAAAGAAAGCATCCAAAAATTATTACCTAATACCACCATTCATTTCTCTAATTCCTGTAATTGTGGATATTAACATTCTTCAATTGATAACATCATCTGATCTGGCATTAAATATGTATAGGTATTTGTAATTTTATAGTTTACACTTAAAACTAGTTACACCTGTTTACTTATTCAAATGACAAAACTTTTCAATATAATTATTCTTAGTTGCTTAA contains these protein-coding regions:
- a CDS encoding DNA/RNA non-specific endonuclease yields the protein MKVNLLVILCFWLVTGIYGQSLEDEILREEQLIIELNTAKVSTQKKLEELKLKKIQQDLISIGFPKSNFGEQVVQHQAMVLGYDEKHEQARWVMHMVLPDIEEGNTSRTNDFREDSLVTTGTAVKADYWYSGYDRGHLAPSADFRWSPIALSESYYYSNMSPQLPELNREKWAELENAVRDYVLYHNEPVYVITGPVLHDSLPTMKNEGRANEVSIPELYYKIVLDITGEEKRGVAFLIPNGDCTYPIMSYATSIDVIERRTGLRFYSNLPEDLASKLKEEYIEKDWQVGVNDGNVQPINPTTLPKGKINTVQAQYNIGTKSCVCGTVVSTKYSEKSGAVFLNLDKKFPNQIFSVTIWKDARANFSYLPEEELKGKKVCLTGRIENKRGTPTINITNEKKIEVIGEDY
- a CDS encoding bifunctional riboflavin kinase/FAD synthetase — encoded protein: MKVYRNLDDFIGVKKPIVTVGTFDGVHIGHQKIITRLEEIAKQKGGESVLLTFFPHPRMVIFPENNNLKLINTLDEKIKLLESFGLDHLIILPFDKSFSRITPTEYIRDFLVSSIKVNTLVIGYDHRFGRNRQGSLELLNELAPVYGFEVEEISAQEIDEIKVSSTKIRNAILDGAIDIASDYLKHPFSIKGTVIKGNQIGRTLGYPTANISVAEQYKIIPKNGVYAIQGIIDGTVYDGMLNIGNRPTVTKDTNETIEAYFFELNKDIYDKEIEILFIKKLRDEKKHASIEDLKLQLEKDEAATKAILHV
- a CDS encoding leucine-rich repeat domain-containing protein; translation: MKYLVLLFLFFGINSVIGQVIPENLDTCYQYSSLEEALVTPENVRVLILKKQKLNKIPQKISQLKNLAYLDLSRNKITEVPSFIKELEQLEILVLNKNNISQLPTEFSALKQLKKLYLSKNSIEYFPLPILELEQLEKLILNQNSITTIPYAIQDLSKLKYLDLWDNDITSLPESIKNLKQLEELDLRITPISPSNKESIQKLLPNTTIHFSNSCNCGY